From Cucumis melo cultivar AY chromosome 1, USDA_Cmelo_AY_1.0, whole genome shotgun sequence, a single genomic window includes:
- the LOC103495460 gene encoding lectin-like yields MCDKGSVAKEKLGAEVKYGHCLEVICKDADVQLHWPSFDELYAQVSHGIILHDGCKKYKLDKNTNCNWWLVGPKCLSIAWIDDTRYWRWITINESGETWFVAELLQVSWFDMRAKISATALSSRVVYDAIFIIMLADRASGWEVPVSIELKRPNGCKIESKVSLQGVKRGEWVEIVVGDFIVDNCSCESGGEIEVSMYQHGGHWKRGLHCKGVEFRPRGSCVA; encoded by the exons ATGTGTGATAAAGGGTCagtagcaaaagaaaaattaggaGCAGAAGTGAAGTATGGTCATTGCTTAGAAGTTATATGTAAAGATGCAGACGTGCAACTTCATTGGCCTTCCTTTGATGAACTTTATGCTCAAGTCTCTCATGGAATCATATTGCACGATGGATGTAAG AAGTATAAGCTTGATAAGAATACAAACTGTAACTGGTGGCTTGTGGGTCCAAAATGCTTATCAATAGCATGGATTGACGATACTCGGTACTGGAGATGGATAACCATCAATGAATCTGG GGAAACATGGTTTGTGGCGGAGCTTCTACAAGTATCTTGGTTTGATATGCGTGCGAAAATAAGTGCAACTGCGCTGTCATCAAGAGTTGTGTATGATGcaatatttataataatgttAGCCGATAGAGCTTCAGGATGGGAAGTTCCTGTGAGCATAGAACTGAAGAGGCCAAATGGGTGCAAGATAGAAAGCAAAGTAAGTCTGCAAGGTGTGAAACGAGGAGAATGGGTGGAGATTGTGGTTGGTGATTTCATCGTCGATAATTGTAGCTGTGAGAGTGGTGGTGAGATAGAGGTTAGCATGTATCAACATGGTGGG
- the LOC103495459 gene encoding pentatricopeptide repeat-containing protein At4g18975, chloroplastic, which yields MLIRRFHRAAAWATPLLRHPTVGKTMELGVSRLQVGCSWYCTMIQDQMYKQLADKDRKNKDVDNSKALGHISEQNIGDIRKHKIGENVSRKDKISFLVNTLLDLRDSKEAVYGALDAWVAWEQDFPIASLKHVLAALEKEQQWHRIVQVIKWMLSKGQGTTMNVYGQLIRALDMDHRAEEAHKFWVMKIGSDLHSVPWQLCRSMIAIYYRNKMLEDLVKLFKDLEAFGRKPPDKSIVQRVADACEMLGLLEEKERVLVKYKYLFDEKQESMKKYKRVSFEKSKRKRKSTKGSEDNSNLVKSE from the exons ATGCTCATCCGGAGGTTTCATAGAGCCGCGGCATGGGCGACGCCTCTGTTGCGACACCCAACC GTAGGGAAAACCATGGAGCTTGGAGTCAGCAGGCTGCAAGTTGGGTGCTCTTGGTACTGCACAATGATACAAGATCAAATGTATAAACAGCTTGCTGATAAAGATAGAAAAAATAAG GATGTTGACAATAGTAAAGCTTTGGGGCACATTTCAGAGCAAAATATTGGAGACATTAGAAAGCACAAAATTGGGGAAAATGTTTCACGGAAAGACAAAATTAGTTTTCTTGTAAATACG CTGCTCGATCTGAGAGATAGTAAGGAGGCTGTTTATGGTGCTCTTGATGCCTGGGTTGCATGGGAGCAAGACTTTCCAATTGCATCCCTTAAGCATGTATTGGCTGCCCTTGAGAAGGAACAACAGTGGCATAGAATTGTACAG GTAATCAAATGGATGCTAAGCAAGGGCCAGGGAACCACAATGAATGTCTATGGGCAGTTAATTCGGGCTTTAGACATGGACCATCGAGCGGAAGAAGCACACAAATTTTGGGTTATGAAGATTGGTTCGGATCTTCATTCAGTTCCTTGGCAATTGTGCAGAAGCATGATAGCAATATACTACCGAAATAAAATGCTAGAAGACCTTGTAAag CTTTTTAAGGATCTCGAAGCCTTTGGACGTAAACCCCCAGACAAATCAATAGTTCAGAGGGTAGCAGATGCTTGTGAGATGCTAGGCTTGCTTGAAGAGAAAGAGAGGGTACTCGTAAAGTACAAATACCTTTTTGATGAGAAGCAAGAGTCCATGAAGAAATATAAGAGGGTTTCGTTTGAAAAATCAAAGAGAAAACGAAAATCAACAAAGGGCAGTGAAGACAATAGCAACCTTGTGAAGTCTGAATGA